In Cryptomeria japonica chromosome 10, Sugi_1.0, whole genome shotgun sequence, a genomic segment contains:
- the LOC131047655 gene encoding pentatricopeptide repeat-containing protein At1g11290, chloroplastic-like, whose product MLATHLPPQDYFTYLQLLHTCILRNALSQGKNAHSFIAHRRFAFATRTPFHNKLIHMYVKCGSLVDARKVFNRLKERDIVSWNTIIAAYRRHGYPHEAVTLFHYMKQTGFQPDKFSFASVLAACAKIGALEQGMDIHQSIKDKGILSDVIVASALVDMYAKCGSIEKASELFDGMPQRDVLSWTAMIAGYAQNGFLEKALETFKQMQLADIKPNSTTFSSILPACAKMGALEQGMDIHQRILEGGFLSDVIVATALLDMYAKCGGIVKASQLFDRVPQRDVISWNAMIAGYAHIGFVGKALKTFKQMQFAGVKPNSTTFVNILPACAKMGALEQGMVIHQSINDRGILSDVVVATALVDMYAKCGSIDKARELFNRMPQKNVVSWNAMVAGYAQNGFVEQALETFKQMQLAGIQPNSTTFTTILPACAKMGAMEQGIDIHHSIMEGGFLSDIMVGNAVIDVYAKCGSIEKARELFERMPQRNVVSWNTMIAGYAQNGFIEKALETFKQMQLPGVKPDSTTFASILPACAKTGALEQGMDIHQSIKERGILSDIVVATALFDMYAKCGSIHKAYELFDRIPHKDVISWNAMIAGYTQNGFFDKALETFKNMQLAGVKPDPTTFTSILPACAKMGALEQGMDIHQSIIEQGFLSHVTVGNALVDMYGKCGNTDKARELFERMPQRNVVSWTAMIAGYTQNGFVEKALETFKQMQLAGVCPDLTTFASILSACAKMGALELGMDIHKSIMEGGYLSDIIVGNALVDMYAKCEKIDKAHELFDRMPQRDVFSWNAMIVGYAQNGFAEKALENFKQMQLAGAKPDSTTFASVLPACAKIGALEWGMDIHKSIKEGGFLSDIVVGNALVDMYSKCGSIDKAHKLFDRMPQRNVVSWTIMVAGYSQNGCFEMALETFKQMQSAGVKPDLTTFASILPACAKMGALEHGMDIHKSIIKEGFFSDVVVANALVDMYAKSGSIHKARELFERMPQRDVISWNAMVAGYAQIGFVDKALETFKQMQLASVKPNSATIASILPACAKMGALEQGMDIHQSIIEGGGCSDIIVGNALVDMYAKCGSMDKARVMFDRMHQRNVVSWTAMIAGYAQNGLVEKALETFKQMQLAGVEPDSTTFVSILPACAKMGALELGMDIHQNIKGGGFLSDVIVTTALVDMYAKCGSIYKARELFDRMPQRDAISWNAMIAGYAQNGFCKDALKTFELMKHSGTYPDAVSFACVLYACSHVGLVDEGCTYLNQMSNPYCIRPTIDHYVCMIDLLARAGYLEDTLNFIIKIPFKPVVVVWMCFLGACRSHMNLGLGVFTAMLLFDLDPKNASTYVLLSNIYAEVGCWGEVQTVRRLMKDRGVQKFPGCSWIEDHKMVHVFCRGDRSHPQTLEIYARLEKLGWEMKAAGYFPDSRHLLNDVEVEEKESFLCHHSEKLAIAFGLLNTPPGTTIRVVKNLRVCADCHTATKFISNIVAREIVVRDSNRFHHFEHGQCSCGDYW is encoded by the coding sequence ATGCTTGCTACACACCTCCCTCCTCAAGACTACTTCACATATCTCCAATTATTACATACCTGTATTCTCAGGAACGCACTTTCACAAGGGAAAAATGCCCACTCTTTCATCGCTCACAGGCGATTTGCCTTCGCTACACGCACACCTTTTCATAATAAGCTTATTCACATGTATGTCAAGTGCGGAAGTTTGGTGGATGCTCGAAAAGTGTTTAACCGCTTGAAAGAACGAGACATCGTCTCATGGAATACGATTATTGCAGCGTACAGAAGACATGGGTATCCTCACGAGGCAGTCACACTGTTTCACTATATGAAACAAACAGGTTTCCAACCCGATAAGTTCTCATTCGCCAGCGTACTCGCTGCCTGTGCCAAAATTGGAGCATTGgagcagggtatggacatccatcaaagcataaaggataaaggaattttgtcagatgttatagttgcaagtgccctggtagacatgtatgcaaaatgtggaagcatagaaaagGCAAGTGAACTGTTTGAcggaatgcctcaaagagatgtgctCTCGTGGACGGCAATGatagcaggatatgcacaaaatggatttcttgaaaaagctttagaaactttcaagcaaatgcaattggcagatataaagccaaattccacaaccttttctagcatcctcccagcctgtgcgaaaatgggagcattggaacagggtatggacatccatcaaagaataCTGGAAGGGGGATTTTTGTCAGATGTTATAGTTGCGACTGCCCTTTTAGACATGTACGCAAAATGTGGAGGCATCGTTAAGGCAAGTCAACTATTTGACAGagtacctcaaagagatgtcatctcatggaatgccatgattgcaggatatgcacacaTTGGATTTGTTGGTAAGGctttaaaaactttcaagcaaatgcaattcgcaggtgtaaagccaaattccacaacattTGTCAATATCcttcctgcctgtgccaaaatgggagctttggaacagggtatggttATACATCAAAGCATAAATGATAGAGGTATTTTGTCAGATGTTGTCGttgcaactgccttggtagacatgtatgcaaaatgtggaagcatagacaaggcacgtgaactatttaaCAGAATGCCTCAGAAGAATGTAGTCTCGTGGAATGCCATGGTTGCAGGATATGCACAGAATGGATTTGTTGAgcaggctttagaaactttcaaacaaatgcagttGGCAGGTATCcaaccaaattccacaacctttactACCattctccctgcctgtgccaaaatgggagctatgGAACAGGGTATTGACATCCATCATAGCATAATGGAAGGgggatttttgtcagatattatggTTGGTAATGCTGTCATAGacgtgtatgcaaaatgtggaagcatagagaaggcacgtgaactatttgaaagaatgcctcaaagaaatgtagtCTCATGGAAcaccatgattgcaggatatgcacaaaatggatttattgaaaaagctttagaaactttcaagcaaatgcaattgccaGGTGTGAAGCCAGACTCGACAacttttgccagcatcctcccagcctgtgccaaaacgggagctttggaacagggtatggacatccaccaAAGCATAAAGGAAAGAGGGATTTTGTCAGATAtagtagttgcaactgccctattcgacatgtatgcaaaatgtggaagcatacacaaggcatatgaactgtttgacagaataccTCAcaaagatgtcatctcatggaatgcaatgatagcAGGATATACACAAAATGGGTTTTTTgataaggctttagaaactttcaaaaacatgcaattggcaggtgtaaaaccAGATCCCACAACCTttaccagcatcctccctgcctgtgccaaaatgggagctttggaacagggtatggacatccatcaaagcataatagaacaGGGTTTTCTTTCACATGTTACTGTTGGAAATGCTTTGGTAGACATGTATGGAAAATGTGGAAACacagacaaggcacgtgaactgtttgaaagaatgcctcaaagaaatgtggtctcgtggactgcaatgattgctggatatacacaaaatggatttgttgagaaggctttagaaaccttcaagcaaatgcaGTTGGCAGGTGTATGTCCGGACttgacaacctttgccagcatcctctctgcctgtgccaaaatgggagctttggaattgGGTATGGACATCCATAAAAGCATAATGGAAGGGGGATatttgtcagatattatagttggaaatgctctagtagacatgtatgcaaaatgtgaaaaaATAGACAAGGCGCacgaattgtttgacagaatgcctcaaagagatgtcttctcatggaatgcaatgattgtaggatatgcacaaaatggttttgctgaaaaggctttagaaaatttcaagcaaatgcaattggcaggtgcaaagccagattccacaacctttgccagcgtcctccctgcctgtgccaaaataggagctttggaatgGGGTATGGACATCCATAAGAGCATAAAAGAAGGGGGATTTTTGTCAGATATTgtagttggaaatgctctggtagacatgtattcaaaatgtggaagcatagacaaggcacataaactgtttgacagaatgcctcaaagaaatgtggtttcatggACTATAATGGTTGCAGGATATTCCCAAAATGGATGTTTTGAAAtggctttggaaactttcaagcaaatgcaatcggcaggagTGAAGCCAGACttgacaacctttgccagcatcctccctgcctgtgccaaaatgggagctttggaacatggtATGGACATCCATAAAAGCATAATAAAAGAGGGATTTTTTTCAGATGTTGTGGTTGCAAATGccttagtagacatgtatgcaaaaagtGGAAGCATACataaggcacgtgaactatttgagagaatgcctcaaagagatgtcatttcatggaatgcaatggttgcaggatatgcacaaattgGATTTGTCgataaggctttagaaactttcaagcaaatgcaattggcaagtgtaaagccaaattctgcAACTATTGcaagcatcctccctgcctgtgccaaaatgggagcattagaacagggtatggacatccatcaaagcataattgaagGGGGGGGTTGTTCAGATATTATtgttggaaatgctctggtagacatgtatgcaaaatgtggaagcatggaTAAGGCACGTGTAATGTTTGACAGAATgcatcaaagaaatgtggtttcatggactgcaatgattgccggatatgcacaaaatggacttgttgaaaaggctttagaaactttcaagcaaatgcaattggcaggtgtggaGCCAGACTCAACAACCTTtgtcagcatcctccctgcctgtgccaaaatgggagctttggaactgggtatggacatccatcaaaacataaaaGGAGGAGGATTTCTGTCAGATGTTATAGTTACAActgccctagtagacatgtatgcaaaatgtggaagcatatacAAGGCACgagaactgtttgacagaatgcctcaaagagatgccatctcatggaatgcaatgattgcaggatatgcacaaaatggattttgcaagGATGCTCTCAAAAcctttgaattaatgaagcactctGGAACATATCCTGACGCTGTAAGCTTTGCTTGTGTTCTATATGCATGCAGCCATGTGGGTTTAGTGGATGAGGGATGTACATACTTAAATCAAATgagtaacccttattgcataagGCCTACAATTGATCATTATGTGTGCATGATTGACCTTCTTGCTCGTGCTGGCTATCTAGAGGACACCCTAAACTTTATCATTAAGATTCCATTTAAACCTGTTGTGGTTGTGTGGATGTGTTTTCTCGGTGCCTGTAGATCACATATGAATCTAGGATTAGGAGTATTTACAGCGATGCTGCTTTTTGATTTGGATCCTAAAAATGCTTCAACTTATGTTCTCCTCTCAAACATCTATGCAGAAGTGGGCTGTTGGGGTGAAGTTCAAACGGTTAGGAGGTTGATGAAAGATAGAGGAGTTCAAAAATTCCCTGGATGTAGCTGGATTGAGGACCATAAAATGGTACATGTTTTTTGTAGAGGAGACAGATCTCATCCACAGACACTAGAGATCTATGCAAGGTTGGAGAAATTAGGTTGGGAGATGAAGGCAGCAGGGTATTTTCCAGATTCAAGACATTTACTTAATGATGTGGaagtggaggaaaaagaatcaTTTCTCTGCCACCATAGTGAAAAGCTGGCAATTGCATTTGGTTTGTTAAACACACCCCCTGGAACAACTATTAGAGTTGTGAAGAACCTTCGAGTATGTGCTGACTGCCACACTGCAACGAAATTTATCTCCAACATTGTTGCAAGAGAAATTGTTGTGAGAGATTCGAATCGTTTCCATCATTTTGAACATGGCCAATGCTCTTGTGGAGATTATTGGTGA